From the Theobroma cacao cultivar B97-61/B2 chromosome 2, Criollo_cocoa_genome_V2, whole genome shotgun sequence genome, one window contains:
- the LOC18607428 gene encoding uncharacterized protein LOC18607428: MASPLNPMASSHARSISLPSRSHPTVPRIEELLCRLRPVNITSLSLSEIDCKLSGLRDLLDSFDKFLLLPQTQQAFSRECNEKWADELLDGLLLLLDVCGTAKDVLSQAKEHVQDLQSMLRRRRADEFEIAKEVGEYLGSRKKAKKLIHKVLKDLKTKRTCSPSDKGNDTLAMANMARLIQGVTLTTLQSLLFYVSGLKPQSKLSSWALVSNLMRSKHVACIEEAVESNEFEKVDAALQILFGHKTKKSSNVRIENVQTDLGKLELSVEDLEQELECLHRGLIKARVSLLNILNH; the protein is encoded by the coding sequence ATGGCTTCTCCCCTTAACCCAATGGCTAGTTCACACGCTCGTTCTATCAGCTTGCCCTCTCGATCACACCCCACAGTTCCTCGAATTGAGGAGCTTCTTTGCCGGTTAAGGCCCGTTAATATTACCTCTTTGTCATTGTCTGAAATTGACTGCAAACTCAGTGGCCTAAGAGATTTGCTTGATTCTTTTGATAAGTTCTTGTTATTGCCACAGACACAGCAAGCCTTTTCCCGAGAATGCAATGAAAAATGGGCTGATGAATTGCTAGATGGACTCCTCTTGCTACTGGATGTCTGTGGCACTGCTAAGGATGTCTTGTCACAGGCCAAAGAACACGTACAAGATCTTCAATCGATGCTGCGAAGAAGACGGGCAGATGAATTTGAGATTGCAAAGGAGGTTGGAGAGTACTTGGGCTCCAGGAAGAAGGCAAAGAAGCTGATTCACAAGGTCTTAAAGGATTTGAAGACTAAACGGACCTGCTCTCCTTCAGACAAAGGGAATGACACCTTGGCCATGGCAAACATGGCAAGACTGATTCAAGGAGTTACTCTCACCACACTCCAATCTTTGCTGTTCTACGTATCTGGATTGAAGCCACAATCGAAGCTCAGCAGCTGGGCCTTAGTTTCTAATTTGATGCGCTCGAAACATGTAGCCTGCATTGAAGAAGCAGTGGAAAGCAATGAATTTGAGAAGGTGGATGCTGCATTGCAAATTCTGTTTGGTCATAAAACGAAGAAATCTAGTAACGTGCGCATTGAGAATGTGCAAACCGACTTGGGGAAATTGGAGTTGAGCGTTGAAGATCTTGAACAAGAACTAGAATGCTTGCACAGGGGTTTGATTAAAGCCAGAGTGTCCCTTCTTAACATCCTTAATCACTAG
- the LOC18607430 gene encoding uncharacterized protein LOC18607430 has product MATSPLNIQPSYHSRSNSLPSRQHPLTSQIDENLSRLRASEAASTSASIGHKLNGLQDLHECVDMLLQLPLTQQALAQEQHLACVEDLLDGSLLLLDACSTAKDALLQSKECIQELHSILRRRRGAEMGLANEVRKYLTSRKAVKKAICKALKNLKQMETKFNTFSFNKDGENAAVISILREVEAVTVRVLQSLLSFISGSGAESKLSRWSLVSKLMHPKRVGCVEEEKQTNEIANAEATLRSLIKSDNIKHIENVQHELQKSELCIQDLEEGLESLFRRLIKSRVTVLNVLNC; this is encoded by the coding sequence atggcTACCTCTCCTTTGAATATCCAACCTTCTTACCACTCTCGATCTAACAGCTTGCCCTCAAGGCAACACCCCCTTACTTCACAAATTGATGAGAACCTGAGCCGATTGAGGGCATCAGAAGCAGCTTCTACATCAGCATCAATAGGTCATAAACTAAATGGCCTTCAAGATTTGCATGAATGTGTTGATATGCTGCTTCAATTGCCCCTCACTCAACAGGCTCTAGCCCAAGAGCAGCACCTGGCATGTGTGGAAGACCTGTTGGATGGATCTCTTTTGCTCTTGGATGCATGTAGCACTGCCAAGGATGCTTTGTTGCAATCAAAGGAGTGCATACAAGAACTTCACTCAATTTTGCGCAGAAGACGAGGAGCTGAAATGGGGCTTGCAAATGAGGTCAGGAAATACTTAACCTCTAGGAAGGCAGTGAAAAAGGCAATCTGCAAGGCCTTAAAGAATCTGAAGCAAATGGAAACTAAATTTAACACCTTCTCTTTCAACAAAGATGGTGAGAATGCAGCTGTGATTAGCATCTTAAGAGAAGTGGAAGCAGTTACTGTCAGAGTGCTACAATCCTTATTGTCCTTTATCTCAGGGTCAGGGGCAGAATCAAAGTTGAGCCGCTGGTCACTAGTTTCAAAGTTAATGCACCCAAAAAGAGTAGGATGtgtggaagaagaaaaacaaacaaatgaaATTGCAAATGCTGAAGCCACATTGCGCTCCCTCATCAAATCTGACAACATCAAGCACATTGAAAATGTGCAACATGAGCTCCAAAAATCAGAGTTGTGCATTCAAGATCTAGAAGAAGGACTTGAAAGCCTCTTCAGGCGTTTGATCAAATCTAGAGTCACTGTTCTCAACGTCCTCAACTGTTAA